A stretch of the Takifugu flavidus isolate HTHZ2018 chromosome 1, ASM371156v2, whole genome shotgun sequence genome encodes the following:
- the chuk gene encoding inhibitor of nuclear factor kappa-B kinase subunit alpha, whose product MEKPPFRQNQNCGDWELKERLGMGGFAHVYLYQHRETNEKLAVKMCRLELTPRNKDRWSREIQIMKKLNHINVVTARDVPEEVTHISLNDLPLLAMEYCSRGDLRKMLSKPENCCGLKESEVLSLINDVGSGIQYLHKNKIIHRDLKPENIVLQDISGKLVHKIIDLGYAKDLDQGSLCTSFVGTLQYLAPELFENKPYTVTVDYWSFGTMLFECSCGFRPFLHNLQPVQWASKVRNKGPKDIMAVEELNGEVKFSTQLPYPNNLSRTLLKPMEALLQLMLNWDPVQRGGRVSPESKKPLCFEVLEQILSMKVVHILNMTTAQVHSFQLTADENLHSLQKRIEAETKIDVANQELLQETGVSLDPRKPAAQCVLDGVRGWDSYIVYLFDKSITTYSGPFSARQLSDKVHTIVQDAKKQLPLVVLKKIWGEAVSYICGLKEDYSRLFQGQRAAMLSLLRYNTNLTRCKNNMFGFSQQLKAKLDFFKSSIQYDLEKYSDQMHYGISSEKMLKAWQENEERAAAFAQVAEVNHLDDEILALHSEIVELQRSPYARRQGDKMEQLEEKAIELYKQLKMKCKTPETDMSTDSTEMVKAIIQTVQNQDKVLKDLYTHLSKILISKQKIIDLFPRIEKTLENIKDADTTVMQMQIKRQREFWHLLKIACAQNSSRSSMAASPESSTMLQVSQWSQSAQPVSSPHPLTSLPGPNDSDAAPRLLQENQRYLSQLTSLMQEAADEQSKSIVDQDWSWTKYETLTDKLKKRNA is encoded by the exons ATGGAGAAACCTCCGTTCAGGCAGAACCAGAACTGCGGAGACTGGGAGCTTAAAGAGAGACTGGGAATGGGAGGTTTTGCCCATGTTTACCTCTACCAGCACCGA GAAACCAACGAGAAATTGGCTGTGAAAATGTGCCGCCTGGAGCTCACCCCGAGGAACAAGGACCGATGGAGCCGAGAGATCCAGATCATGAAAAA GTTAAATCACATCAACGTGGTGACAGCCCGAGATGTTCCGGAGGAGGTGACGCACATATCCTTAAACGATCTCCCACTGCTGGCCATGGAGTACTGCTCCAGGGGAGACCTGAGGAAG ATGCTGAGCAAGCCTGAAAACTGCTGCGGTCTGAAAGAGAGCGAAGTACTTTCTTTGATCAACGACGTGG GCTCCGGGATCCAGTATCTGCACAAGAACAAGATCATCCACAGAGACCTCAAACCCGAGAACATCGTGCTGCAGGATATCAGTGGAAAG CTGGTTCACAAGATCATCGATTTGGGCTACGCTAAAGACCTGGACCAGGGCAGTCTGTGCACCTCTTTTGTTGGTACGCTGCAGTATCTG GCACCGGAGCTTTTTGAGAATAAGCCGTACACCGTTACCGTGGACTACTGGAGCTTCGGCACCATGTTGTTTGAATGCAGTTGCGGTTTCCGGCCATTTCTGCACAACCTCCAACCAGTTCAGTG GGCCAGCAAAGTGAGGAACAAAGGTCCGAAAGACATCATGGCTGTGGAGGAACTGAACGGAGAGGTCAAGTTTTCCACGCAGCTCCCCTACCCCAACAATCTGAGCAG AACTCTGCTGAAGCCGATGGAAGCGCTCCTGCAGCTGATGCTGAACTGGGACCCCGTGCAGCGAGGAGGTCGAGTCAGCCCCGAATCCAAGAAGCCCCTCTGCTTCGAAGTGCTGGAGCAGATCCTGAGCATGAAG gttGTCCACATCCTGAACATGACGACGGCTCAGGTCCACTCCTTCCAGCTGACGGCAGACGAGAACctccacagcctgcagaaacGCATCGAGGCTGAGACCAAGATCGACGTAGCgaaccaggagctgctgcaggagaccgGAGTGTCCCTGGATCCCAGGAAACccgctgctcagtgtgtccTGGATGGAGTG AGAGGCTGGGACAGCTACATCGTCTACCTGTTCGACAAGAGCATCACCACCTACTCTGGACCCTTCAGTGCCAGGCAGCTCTCTGATAAAGTCCACACTATTG TTCAAGATGCTAAGAAGCAGCTGCCTCTGGTGGTGCTGAAGAAGATTTGGGGAGAAGCGGTGAGCTACATCTGTGGCCTGAAGGAGGACTACAGCAGGCTTTTCCAAGGACAGAGGGCTGCCAT GTTGAGCCTCTTGCGATACAACACCAACCTGACCAGGTGTAAGAACAACATGTTTGGCTTctctcagcagctgaaggctaAGTTGGACTTCTTCAAGAGCAGCATCCAGTATGACCTGGAGAAATACAGTGATCAGATGCATTACGGCATCT CCTCTGAAAAGATGTTGAAAGCCTGGCAGGAGAATgaggaaagagctgctgcctttgCTCAg GTGGCAGAAGTGAACCACTTGGACGACGAGATCTTGGCTCTGCACTCGGAGATAGTCGAGCTTCAGAGGAGCCCCTACGCTCGCCGCCAAGGAGATAAGATGGAGCAGCT AGAAGAAAAGGCGATCGAGCTCTACAAGCAACTGAAGATGAAATGCAAAA CGCCTGAAACCGATATGAGCACCGACAGCACCGAGATGGTGAAGGCCATCATTCAGACGGTCCAGAACCAGGACAAGGTCCTCAAAGACCTGTACACACACCTCAG TAAGATCCTGATCAGCAAACAGAAGATTATCGACCTGTTTCCACGGATCGAGAAAACGCTGGAGAACATCAAGGACGCCGACACCACGGTGATGCAAATGCAGAttaagagacagagagagttcTGGCACCTCCTGAAGATCGCCTGC GCTCAAAACTCATCGAGGAGCTCGATGGCGGCGAGTCCCGAGTCGTCCACCATGCTGCAGGTGTCCCAGTGGTCCCAGTCAGCCCAGCCTGTCAGCTCCCCACACCCCCTCACCTCCCTGCCTGGGCCTAACGACAG CGACGCGGCGCCACgtctgctgcaggagaaccagCGGTACCTCAGTCAGCTGACCAGCCTGATGCAGGAGGCCGCCGACGAGCAGTCCAAAAGCATCGTG GACCAAGACTGGAGCTGGACGAAATACGAAACGTTAACggataaattaaaaaagaggaaCGCCTGA
- the LOC130538123 gene encoding zinc metalloproteinase-disintegrin-like 2d isoform X1 — protein sequence MGSSVLSLWLACVYLSQSSGTLSHVDTYEVVRPHRLLGRQRRTPGDHQLYPDTMRYELPIEGRNLTIHLEKNRGLFGMGYTQTLYAEDGRRVTSSPEEEHCYYHGHIEGMRDSSVSVGLCSGINGFLKTRRRVYLIEPLGGSDEGEHAVFRREQLKVSGTRSCGSVTLYDGDRDPKPAKRRSRSWKPKPGTGVQKFVELFVVVDNTEYKRYGSGTEARILGAVNHIDKLYRTLNIRVVLVGLEIWTYKDLFDVDSNPETTLDQFLLWRQSDLLQRTKHDNAQFVTGKDFEGDTVGLANKFAMCTENSGGVNQDHHDDLIGLASTVAHEMGHNFGMSHDVLGCACGPSLSSNCVMADKLSTGNLAFPEFFSDCSVEQLADFMARAQPSCLSRPPSSVETIAVAPLCGNHLLDRGEECDCGTVEECDNPCCDPSTCRLTRGSQCSDGPCCEDCQLKQAGSVCRTSAGQCDLAEYCTGASEECPEDSFEMNGKPCYNRAEGYCHDGQCPTYEQHCWRVFGPGAVVGPDVCFNMNTRGERGTNCGRNKYGYGYAPCSPQNAKCGSMFCGGGNESVTGKRADYTVFGIQCKQAVDDDKTRNLNMVPTGARCGPNKVCLDNRCVDVSVYGVKEDCAKKCSNNGVCNHKKECHCNPGWAPPYCNVQYAELSHGRTGIIVGVCALLSIILLISGGILWRVCCKKAKRDDYNAKRKVHSAPNKLNIQQLDPKDRPQISEPTFMESTAAQACVPLMPTPSRPPPQPPKKFSAPPPTSTTQATQVQPPSKPLPPPSQTQFTAVKLTPPPLPPVKPSPALAPRVKPRMSPQPPNRPKSKPPPHRLQ from the exons GGGTCTCTTTGGGATGGGCTACACCCAAACGCTGTACGCAGAAGACGGAAGACGCGTGACGTCGTCTCCAGAAGAG GAGCACTGCTACTATCACGGCCACATCGAAGGAATGAGGGATTCTTCCGTCAGCGTTGGTCTTTGCTCAGGAATTAA cggTTTCCTGAAGACCCGGCGGCGGGTTTACTTGATCGAACCTCTGGGAGGTTCTGATGAGGGCGAGCACGCTGTTTTTAGGCGggagcagctgaaggtcagCGGGACTCGCAGCTGCGGCTCTGTAACGCTGTACGACGGCGACCGGGATCCTAAACCCGCCAAGCGCCGGTCCAGGTCGTGG AAACCCAAACCCGGCACCGGCGTGCAGAAGTTCGTGGAGCTGTTTGTGGTTGTGGACAACACTGAG TATAAACGATACGGGAGCGGGACCGAGGCTCGCATTTTGGGCGCCGTAAATCACATCGACAAG TTGTATCGGACTCTCAACATCCGGGTCGTCCTGGTGGGCTTGGAGATCTGGACCTACAAAGACCTCTTTGACGTCGACAGCAACCCAGAGACGACCTTGGACCAGTTCCTGCTGTGGCGCCAGAGCGACCTTCTGCAGAGGACGAAGCACGACAACGCCCAGTTTGTGAC CGGCAAAGACTTTGAGGGCGACACCGTCGGATTGGCAAACAAGTTCGCCATGTGTACGGAGAACTCAGGGGGGGTCAACCAG GATCACCATGACGACCTCATCGGTTTGGCCTCCACCGTCGCTCACGAGATGGGACACAACTTTGGCATGAGCCACGATGTCCTGGGATGTGCGTGCGGTCCGTCACTCAGCAGCAACTGCGTGATGGCGGATAAACTCAG CACAGGAAATCTGGCGTTCCCCGAGTTCTTCAGCGACTGCAGCGTGGAGCAGCTGGCGGACTTCATGGCTCGAGCTCAGCCGAGCTGCCTGTCCAGGCCGCCCAGCTCCGTGGAGACCATCGCCGTGGCACCTCTCTGCGGGAACCACCTGCTGGACCGGGGGGAAGAGTGCGACTGCGGCACCGTGGAG GAATGCGACAACCCTTGTTGTGATCCTTCGACTTGTCGCCTGACTCGAGGATCGCAGTGTTCCGACGGTCCGTGCTGCGAAGACTGTCAG CTCAAGCAAGCGGGAAGTGTTTGCAGGACGTCAGCGGGCCAGTGCGACCTGGCCGAATACTGCACCGGAGCTTCGGAGGAGTGTCCCGAAGACAGCTTCGAGATGAACGGCAAACCCTGCTACAACCGGGCCGAGGGCTACTGCCACGACGGCCAGTGTCCCACGTACGAGCAGCACTGCTGGAGGGTGTTCGGGCCAG GCGCTGTCGTCGGACCCGACGTGTGTTTTAACATGAACACACGGGGTGAAAGAGGTACCAACTGCGGCAGGAACAAGTACGGCTACGGCTACGCCCCCTGCTCTCCACA AAATGCGAAATGTGGATCTATGTTTTGTGGAGGAGGAAACGAGTCCGTCACTGGTAAACGGGCAGATTACACCGTGTTTGGTATCCAGTGCAAACAAGCTGTGGATGACGACAAGACCAGGAACCTCAACATGGTGCCAACCGGAGCCAGATGTGGACCTAATAAG GTTTGTCTCGACAACAGATGCGTGGACGTATCAGTTTACGGGGTGAAGGAGGACTGTGCGAAGAAATGCAGCAACAACGGG GTTTGCAATCACAAAAAAGAGTGCCACTGCAATCCCGGATGGGCGCCGCCCTACTGCAACGTCCAGTACGCCGAGCTGTCTCACG GTCGGACCGGGATCATAGTGGGCGTCTGCGCCCTGCTCTCCATCATCCTGCTGATCTCTGGAGGGATCCTGTGGAGGGTGTGCTGCAAAAAGGCCAAACGGGACGACTACAACGCTAAAAG GAAGGTTCACTCGGCTCCAAACAAGCTGAACATCCAGCAGCTGGATCCCAAAGACAGACCTCAGATCAGCGAGCCCACCTTCATGGAGTCAACAGCAGCACAAGCCTGCGTGCCGCTGATGCCGACCCccagcagaccccccccacaG CCACCAAAGAAATTCTCTGCGCCGCCACCGACCTCAACCACGCAGGCG ACACAAGTTCAGCCTCCATCCAAACCTTTACCACCTCCGAGTCAAACGCAA TTCACAGCGGTCAAACTGACTCCGCCTCCTCTACCTCCAGTCAAGCCCAGCCCCGCCCTGGCTCCCAGAGTCAAACCGCGCATGTCGCCGCAGCCCCCAAACAGGCCAAAGTCCAAGCCCCCACCCCACAGACTCCAGTGA
- the LOC130538123 gene encoding zinc metalloproteinase-disintegrin-like brevilysin H2a isoform X2: MRYELPIEGRNLTIHLEKNRGLFGMGYTQTLYAEDGRRVTSSPEEEHCYYHGHIEGMRDSSVSVGLCSGINGFLKTRRRVYLIEPLGGSDEGEHAVFRREQLKVSGTRSCGSVTLYDGDRDPKPAKRRSRSWKPKPGTGVQKFVELFVVVDNTEYKRYGSGTEARILGAVNHIDKLYRTLNIRVVLVGLEIWTYKDLFDVDSNPETTLDQFLLWRQSDLLQRTKHDNAQFVTGKDFEGDTVGLANKFAMCTENSGGVNQDHHDDLIGLASTVAHEMGHNFGMSHDVLGCACGPSLSSNCVMADKLSTGNLAFPEFFSDCSVEQLADFMARAQPSCLSRPPSSVETIAVAPLCGNHLLDRGEECDCGTVEECDNPCCDPSTCRLTRGSQCSDGPCCEDCQLKQAGSVCRTSAGQCDLAEYCTGASEECPEDSFEMNGKPCYNRAEGYCHDGQCPTYEQHCWRVFGPGAVVGPDVCFNMNTRGERGTNCGRNKYGYGYAPCSPQNAKCGSMFCGGGNESVTGKRADYTVFGIQCKQAVDDDKTRNLNMVPTGARCGPNKVCLDNRCVDVSVYGVKEDCAKKCSNNGVCNHKKECHCNPGWAPPYCNVQYAELSHGRTGIIVGVCALLSIILLISGGILWRVCCKKAKRDDYNAKRKVHSAPNKLNIQQLDPKDRPQISEPTFMESTAAQACVPLMPTPSRPPPQPPKKFSAPPPTSTTQATQVQPPSKPLPPPSQTQFTAVKLTPPPLPPVKPSPALAPRVKPRMSPQPPNRPKSKPPPHRLQ; encoded by the exons GGGTCTCTTTGGGATGGGCTACACCCAAACGCTGTACGCAGAAGACGGAAGACGCGTGACGTCGTCTCCAGAAGAG GAGCACTGCTACTATCACGGCCACATCGAAGGAATGAGGGATTCTTCCGTCAGCGTTGGTCTTTGCTCAGGAATTAA cggTTTCCTGAAGACCCGGCGGCGGGTTTACTTGATCGAACCTCTGGGAGGTTCTGATGAGGGCGAGCACGCTGTTTTTAGGCGggagcagctgaaggtcagCGGGACTCGCAGCTGCGGCTCTGTAACGCTGTACGACGGCGACCGGGATCCTAAACCCGCCAAGCGCCGGTCCAGGTCGTGG AAACCCAAACCCGGCACCGGCGTGCAGAAGTTCGTGGAGCTGTTTGTGGTTGTGGACAACACTGAG TATAAACGATACGGGAGCGGGACCGAGGCTCGCATTTTGGGCGCCGTAAATCACATCGACAAG TTGTATCGGACTCTCAACATCCGGGTCGTCCTGGTGGGCTTGGAGATCTGGACCTACAAAGACCTCTTTGACGTCGACAGCAACCCAGAGACGACCTTGGACCAGTTCCTGCTGTGGCGCCAGAGCGACCTTCTGCAGAGGACGAAGCACGACAACGCCCAGTTTGTGAC CGGCAAAGACTTTGAGGGCGACACCGTCGGATTGGCAAACAAGTTCGCCATGTGTACGGAGAACTCAGGGGGGGTCAACCAG GATCACCATGACGACCTCATCGGTTTGGCCTCCACCGTCGCTCACGAGATGGGACACAACTTTGGCATGAGCCACGATGTCCTGGGATGTGCGTGCGGTCCGTCACTCAGCAGCAACTGCGTGATGGCGGATAAACTCAG CACAGGAAATCTGGCGTTCCCCGAGTTCTTCAGCGACTGCAGCGTGGAGCAGCTGGCGGACTTCATGGCTCGAGCTCAGCCGAGCTGCCTGTCCAGGCCGCCCAGCTCCGTGGAGACCATCGCCGTGGCACCTCTCTGCGGGAACCACCTGCTGGACCGGGGGGAAGAGTGCGACTGCGGCACCGTGGAG GAATGCGACAACCCTTGTTGTGATCCTTCGACTTGTCGCCTGACTCGAGGATCGCAGTGTTCCGACGGTCCGTGCTGCGAAGACTGTCAG CTCAAGCAAGCGGGAAGTGTTTGCAGGACGTCAGCGGGCCAGTGCGACCTGGCCGAATACTGCACCGGAGCTTCGGAGGAGTGTCCCGAAGACAGCTTCGAGATGAACGGCAAACCCTGCTACAACCGGGCCGAGGGCTACTGCCACGACGGCCAGTGTCCCACGTACGAGCAGCACTGCTGGAGGGTGTTCGGGCCAG GCGCTGTCGTCGGACCCGACGTGTGTTTTAACATGAACACACGGGGTGAAAGAGGTACCAACTGCGGCAGGAACAAGTACGGCTACGGCTACGCCCCCTGCTCTCCACA AAATGCGAAATGTGGATCTATGTTTTGTGGAGGAGGAAACGAGTCCGTCACTGGTAAACGGGCAGATTACACCGTGTTTGGTATCCAGTGCAAACAAGCTGTGGATGACGACAAGACCAGGAACCTCAACATGGTGCCAACCGGAGCCAGATGTGGACCTAATAAG GTTTGTCTCGACAACAGATGCGTGGACGTATCAGTTTACGGGGTGAAGGAGGACTGTGCGAAGAAATGCAGCAACAACGGG GTTTGCAATCACAAAAAAGAGTGCCACTGCAATCCCGGATGGGCGCCGCCCTACTGCAACGTCCAGTACGCCGAGCTGTCTCACG GTCGGACCGGGATCATAGTGGGCGTCTGCGCCCTGCTCTCCATCATCCTGCTGATCTCTGGAGGGATCCTGTGGAGGGTGTGCTGCAAAAAGGCCAAACGGGACGACTACAACGCTAAAAG GAAGGTTCACTCGGCTCCAAACAAGCTGAACATCCAGCAGCTGGATCCCAAAGACAGACCTCAGATCAGCGAGCCCACCTTCATGGAGTCAACAGCAGCACAAGCCTGCGTGCCGCTGATGCCGACCCccagcagaccccccccacaG CCACCAAAGAAATTCTCTGCGCCGCCACCGACCTCAACCACGCAGGCG ACACAAGTTCAGCCTCCATCCAAACCTTTACCACCTCCGAGTCAAACGCAA TTCACAGCGGTCAAACTGACTCCGCCTCCTCTACCTCCAGTCAAGCCCAGCCCCGCCCTGGCTCCCAGAGTCAAACCGCGCATGTCGCCGCAGCCCCCAAACAGGCCAAAGTCCAAGCCCCCACCCCACAGACTCCAGTGA